Proteins from a genomic interval of Streptomyces sp. NBC_01445:
- the trpS gene encoding tryptophan--tRNA ligase has product MTRIFSGVKPTGHLTLGNYLGAVRQWAEVDQHRADALFSVVDLHALTVDHDPGRVRRLSKQAATLLLASGLDPEVCTVFVQSHVDEHARLSYLLECVATDGEMRRMIQYKEKSARERERGGSVRLSLLTYPVLMAADILAYGADEVPVGDDQTQHVELTRDLAVRFNQRYGHTFVVPRATPPAVAARVKDLQDPTSKMGKSHDNGAGIVYLLDEPDVVRKKILRAVTDSGAEVEYDREAKPGVSNLLEILAACEGGNPEGLSGVYESYGALKKATAEAVVELLAPLQKRHKELVADPAYVEEVLRRGAERAREMAKPTVDAAYRAIGLLPAA; this is encoded by the coding sequence ATGACGCGAATCTTCAGCGGGGTCAAGCCGACCGGGCATCTGACGCTGGGGAACTATCTGGGCGCCGTACGTCAGTGGGCAGAAGTCGATCAGCACAGAGCTGACGCGCTGTTCAGCGTCGTCGATCTGCACGCGCTGACCGTGGATCACGATCCCGGGCGGGTGCGGCGACTCAGTAAGCAGGCGGCGACGCTGTTGCTTGCCTCGGGGCTCGATCCCGAGGTGTGCACCGTGTTCGTGCAGAGTCATGTGGACGAACACGCCCGGCTGTCGTATCTGCTCGAGTGCGTCGCCACGGACGGCGAGATGCGGCGGATGATCCAGTACAAGGAGAAGTCCGCGCGCGAGCGGGAGCGGGGCGGGAGTGTTCGGCTGTCGCTGCTCACCTACCCCGTGCTCATGGCGGCGGACATCCTCGCCTACGGGGCGGACGAGGTTCCTGTGGGTGATGACCAGACGCAGCACGTCGAGCTCACCCGGGATCTCGCGGTGCGGTTCAACCAGCGGTACGGGCACACCTTCGTGGTGCCGCGCGCGACGCCGCCCGCGGTCGCGGCGCGGGTCAAGGACCTCCAGGACCCGACTTCCAAGATGGGGAAGTCGCACGACAACGGCGCCGGGATCGTCTATCTCCTCGACGAGCCGGACGTTGTGCGGAAGAAGATCCTGCGGGCGGTGACGGACAGCGGCGCGGAGGTCGAGTACGACCGCGAGGCCAAGCCCGGGGTGTCGAATCTGCTGGAGATTCTGGCCGCTTGTGAGGGTGGGAACCCGGAGGGCCTGAGCGGTGTATATGAGTCGTATGGCGCGCTGAAGAAGGCGACCGCGGAGGCCGTGGTGGAGCTTCTGGCGCCCCTGCAGAAGAGGCACAAAGAACTGGTTGCGGATCCCGCGTATGTAGAGGAGGTGTTGCGGCGCGGTGCTGAGCGGGCGAGGGAGATGGCGAAGCCAACCGTGGACGCCGCCTATCGGGCGATCGGGCTGCTTCCCGCTGCCTAA
- a CDS encoding acetoin utilization protein AcuC, producing MSGRAQLMWDEAVTGYDFGPDHPMDPVRLALTRSLVGALGLDREVDVVAAKRAGESTLRLVHRQDYVEAVKAASADPASADGAYGLGTVDDPAFAGMHDVSALIAGQSVGAAEAVWRGEALHAVNFAGGLHHAMPGGAAGFCIYNDAALAVARLLELGAERVAYVDVDVHHGDGVQAAFWGDPRVLTISLHEHPRTLFPQTGWPEETGADGPAEGSAVNVALPAGTGDAGWLRAFHAVVPELLAEFRPQVLVTQHGADTHFEDPLAHLAVSLDAQRAVQVACHELAHEHADGRWVALGGGGYAVVDVVPRSWSHLVGIAAGHEVAPETVIPESWRQEAFARTRQLAPTRMTDGRWPVSYKEWELGYDPADRLDQAVLATRRSVFPLRGLLP from the coding sequence ATGAGCGGCCGCGCACAGCTGATGTGGGACGAGGCAGTAACGGGCTATGACTTCGGCCCGGATCACCCGATGGATCCGGTCCGGCTGGCCCTGACGAGAAGTCTCGTCGGGGCTCTTGGGCTCGACCGTGAGGTGGACGTCGTCGCCGCCAAACGGGCGGGTGAGTCGACGCTGCGGCTCGTGCACCGCCAGGACTATGTGGAGGCGGTCAAGGCCGCGTCCGCCGATCCGGCCTCGGCGGACGGGGCCTATGGGCTGGGGACGGTCGACGATCCGGCCTTTGCCGGTATGCACGATGTGTCGGCGCTGATCGCAGGGCAGTCCGTGGGCGCGGCGGAGGCCGTCTGGCGGGGTGAGGCGCTCCATGCGGTGAACTTCGCGGGCGGGCTGCACCATGCGATGCCCGGAGGTGCTGCCGGGTTCTGCATCTACAACGATGCGGCACTGGCCGTCGCTCGTCTCCTTGAGCTGGGTGCCGAGCGGGTCGCGTACGTGGATGTGGACGTGCATCACGGGGACGGCGTACAGGCGGCGTTCTGGGGCGACCCGCGGGTGCTCACCATTTCGCTGCACGAGCATCCGCGGACGCTGTTTCCGCAGACCGGGTGGCCGGAGGAGACGGGTGCCGACGGTCCGGCGGAGGGGTCGGCGGTCAATGTGGCGCTGCCGGCCGGCACCGGGGACGCGGGGTGGCTGCGGGCTTTTCATGCCGTCGTGCCTGAGCTGCTGGCGGAGTTCAGGCCGCAGGTCCTGGTGACACAGCACGGGGCCGATACGCATTTCGAGGACCCGTTGGCGCATCTGGCGGTGTCGCTCGACGCGCAGCGGGCCGTTCAGGTCGCCTGCCATGAGTTGGCGCACGAGCATGCGGACGGGCGTTGGGTCGCGCTGGGCGGTGGCGGGTACGCGGTGGTGGATGTGGTGCCGCGGTCCTGGTCGCACCTGGTGGGGATCGCCGCGGGGCACGAGGTGGCGCCCGAGACGGTGATTCCGGAGAGCTGGCGGCAGGAAGCGTTCGCCAGGACGCGGCAGTTGGCTCCGACGCGGATGACGGACGGGCGGTGGCCGGTCTCGTACAAGGAGTGGGAGTTGGGGTACGACCCGGCGGACCGGCTCGACCAGGCGGTTCTTGCGACGCGGCGTTCGGTGTTCCCGCTGCGGGGGCTGTTGCCGTAG
- a CDS encoding NAD-dependent epimerase/dehydratase family protein: MGKVVLVTGVARQLGGRFVRRIQRDPEVDRVIGVDAVAPAHHLGGAEFLQADIRQPAIARLLAEHSVDTVVHLDVTGTPLASGGRGSVKETNVIGTMQLLGACQKAPAVKRLVVKSSTNVYGSAPRDPAVFTETTPPKSLPSGGFAKDTVEVEGYVRGFARRRPDVAVCVLRFANILGPAADSPLAEYFSLPVLPTVLGYDPRLQFVHEDDVIEVLRIASHEPARGTLNSGTFNVAGDGVLLLSQCSRRLGRPTVPVFLPAVTWVGSALRTLGATDFSPEQIRLLTHGRVVSTVQMRETLGYRPEYTTAETFAEFVRGRGPGLLPPEALAGAVDRLASLPFLGGGHPPTQSAS; encoded by the coding sequence TTGGGCAAGGTCGTGCTCGTGACCGGGGTGGCCCGGCAGCTCGGGGGCCGTTTCGTACGACGCATCCAGCGTGATCCCGAGGTGGACCGGGTGATCGGCGTGGACGCGGTGGCCCCCGCGCATCATCTGGGGGGTGCCGAGTTTCTCCAGGCGGACATAAGGCAGCCCGCGATCGCCCGGCTGCTCGCGGAGCACTCCGTCGACACGGTCGTCCACCTGGACGTCACGGGTACCCCGCTGGCCAGCGGCGGCCGGGGCTCCGTCAAGGAGACCAACGTCATCGGCACGATGCAGCTGCTCGGTGCCTGCCAGAAGGCGCCGGCGGTCAAGCGGCTCGTGGTGAAGTCCAGTACGAACGTGTACGGGTCCGCGCCGCGCGATCCGGCCGTGTTCACCGAGACGACGCCGCCCAAGTCGCTGCCCAGCGGCGGCTTCGCCAAGGACACCGTGGAGGTCGAGGGGTATGTGCGCGGGTTCGCCCGGCGCCGGCCCGATGTCGCGGTGTGCGTGCTGCGGTTCGCGAACATCCTCGGTCCCGCCGCCGATTCGCCGCTCGCCGAGTACTTCTCGCTGCCGGTCCTGCCGACCGTCCTCGGCTATGACCCGCGGCTCCAGTTCGTGCACGAGGACGATGTCATCGAGGTGCTGCGGATCGCGTCGCACGAGCCGGCGCGGGGGACGCTCAACAGCGGCACGTTCAATGTCGCCGGTGACGGGGTGCTGCTCCTGTCGCAGTGCTCGCGTCGGCTGGGGCGGCCGACGGTGCCGGTGTTCCTGCCGGCCGTGACCTGGGTGGGATCGGCCCTGCGTACGCTGGGCGCGACGGACTTCTCGCCCGAGCAGATCAGGCTGCTCACGCACGGGCGGGTCGTGTCGACGGTCCAGATGCGCGAGACGCTGGGCTATCGGCCCGAGTACACGACGGCGGAGACCTTCGCGGAGTTCGTCCGGGGCCGCGGGCCCGGACTCCTGCCGCCGGAGGCCCTCGCGGGGGCCGTCGACCGGCTCGCCTCGCTGCCCTTCCTGGGCGGCGGTCACCCCCCGACGCAGAGCGCCAGCTGA
- a CDS encoding VC0807 family protein, with translation MSQLVAETPVKSAEAAAAPQSDRAALLGSLRPLVVDVVVPMASYYVLSKGFGMSTLAALGWSSVLPALRTVWGVLRERQLNVLAGVILVVNMVGLLLSTVTGDPRLMLAKDSGISSVVGISMLVSVVAGKPLLTSALKPFVTKGDAERTAAWERLSAGPGRFVRAERMFTAVWGLALVTECVVRIVGAYTLPVDTMVWLGNVIMAGAVVLAFRVSGRLAVGSMERMVEEELVSRRGEVERVA, from the coding sequence ATGAGCCAGCTCGTTGCAGAGACACCGGTCAAGTCCGCTGAGGCGGCTGCCGCCCCGCAGAGCGACCGTGCGGCCCTCCTGGGAAGCCTCAGGCCGCTGGTCGTGGACGTGGTCGTGCCGATGGCCTCGTACTACGTGCTGAGCAAAGGGTTCGGCATGAGCACGCTGGCCGCCCTGGGGTGGAGCAGTGTGCTGCCGGCGCTGCGGACCGTGTGGGGGGTGCTACGGGAGCGGCAGCTCAATGTGCTGGCCGGGGTCATCCTCGTCGTGAACATGGTGGGGCTGCTGCTGAGCACGGTGACGGGTGACCCTCGGCTCATGCTGGCCAAGGACAGTGGGATCAGCAGTGTCGTGGGCATCTCGATGCTGGTGTCGGTCGTGGCCGGCAAGCCGCTTCTCACGTCCGCGCTCAAGCCCTTCGTGACGAAGGGGGATGCCGAGCGGACCGCGGCCTGGGAGCGGCTGTCGGCAGGGCCGGGTCGCTTCGTGCGGGCCGAGCGGATGTTCACGGCGGTGTGGGGTCTGGCGCTGGTCACCGAGTGCGTGGTGCGGATCGTGGGGGCGTACACGTTGCCGGTCGACACGATGGTCTGGCTCGGCAATGTGATCATGGCGGGTGCCGTGGTCCTGGCCTTCCGGGTCAGTGGGCGTCTGGCTGTGGGGTCGATGGAGCGGATGGTCGAGGAGGAGTTGGTGAGTCGGCGGGGTGAGGTGGAGCGGGTTGCCTGA
- a CDS encoding HAD family hydrolase, with the protein MRYDLVIFDNDGVLVDSEPISNKLLAGYLTELGHPTSYEESLRDYMGAAMHRVHDLVEERTGQRLPEDFDEVFHGRVFAAFERELEPVPGAGEVLEKLAADGVPYCVASSGSHERIRVGHRKTGHDKWFDDGRIFSSQDVGRGKPAPDLFLYAAQRMGVAPERCAVVEDSPLGVQAAMAAGMDVYGFTAMTPGSRLGAATELFGDMRELPDLLA; encoded by the coding sequence ATGCGATACGACCTGGTCATCTTCGACAATGACGGCGTTCTCGTTGACAGCGAGCCGATTTCCAACAAGCTTCTCGCCGGCTATCTCACCGAACTCGGGCATCCCACCTCGTACGAGGAATCCCTTAGGGATTACATGGGCGCCGCCATGCACCGCGTACACGATCTTGTCGAGGAGCGGACCGGGCAGCGGCTGCCCGAGGACTTCGATGAGGTCTTTCACGGGCGGGTATTCGCCGCCTTCGAGCGGGAGCTGGAACCCGTGCCCGGGGCGGGGGAGGTCCTGGAGAAGCTGGCCGCCGATGGAGTGCCGTACTGCGTGGCGTCCTCGGGGAGTCATGAGCGGATCCGCGTCGGGCATCGCAAGACCGGGCACGACAAGTGGTTCGATGACGGGCGGATCTTCAGTTCGCAGGATGTAGGGCGAGGGAAGCCGGCGCCGGATCTCTTCCTGTACGCGGCCCAGCGCATGGGTGTGGCGCCGGAGAGGTGTGCGGTCGTGGAGGACAGTCCGCTCGGCGTCCAGGCCGCTATGGCTGCCGGGATGGACGTGTACGGGTTCACGGCCATGACGCCCGGGAGCCGGTTGGGTGCGGCCACCGAACTGTTCGGTGACATGCGGGAGTTGCCTGACCTGCTGGCATGA
- a CDS encoding helix-turn-helix domain-containing protein: MAAGESRPLNEVQFLTVAEVASVMRVSKMTVYRLVHSGHLPAIRVGRSFRVPEQAVHEYLRESYVGVETA; the protein is encoded by the coding sequence ATGGCTGCTGGTGAGAGTAGGCCTCTGAACGAGGTGCAGTTCCTGACCGTGGCGGAAGTCGCCTCGGTGATGCGAGTCTCGAAGATGACCGTGTACCGGCTGGTGCACAGTGGTCATCTGCCCGCGATCCGGGTCGGAAGGTCTTTCCGAGTCCCGGAACAAGCGGTTCACGAGTACCTCCGCGAGTCCTACGTGGGGGTGGAGACAGCCTGA
- a CDS encoding 30S ribosomal protein bS22 yields MGSVIKKRRKRMAKKKHRKLLKRTRVQRRNKK; encoded by the coding sequence GTGGGCTCTGTTATTAAGAAGCGGCGTAAGCGGATGGCCAAGAAGAAGCACCGCAAGCTGCTGAAGCGCACCCGCGTGCAGCGTCGCAACAAGAAGTAA
- a CDS encoding MFS transporter: MTEVLRRGRGSLAFSFFVQGAAFALLVTRIPAIQDQYGISDGLLPVFLAAVPILAGVGSVCTEKLVKRVRPSRVLRWSQPVVLLALLGVGAGDSLWQVALALGAFGLAVGALDASMNMLGVSLQRAYGRSIMLGFHAAYSLGGIVGASLAWVGAHWDLSLFVSYLPVVVLLMPAAFVGSRWYVDGESGAGEGAQGATGGPVVFKLLLPLCLVMTVAYIGDSTVSNWSAKYLQDVLGSSEQLSTVPYNVYMVMTLVGRALGDLGVRRFGAVVVVRFGAVVAALGFAVVAVAPGPWVGMLGFTLLGLGLCVIVPQTFAAAGRHAFENYGPNASDSAIARLNVFNYVGFLIGSPLVGALGDAWNYRGAMLVPMVLVLVTLVYARSFAPGADRYGDGHERPRTADVGRGSNGL; encoded by the coding sequence ATGACAGAAGTGCTGCGGCGTGGCAGAGGTTCGCTGGCGTTCAGTTTCTTTGTGCAGGGTGCCGCGTTCGCGCTCCTGGTGACTCGAATACCGGCGATTCAGGATCAGTACGGCATATCGGATGGGCTGTTGCCCGTCTTTCTCGCGGCGGTGCCGATCCTGGCCGGGGTCGGGAGCGTGTGTACCGAGAAGCTGGTCAAGCGGGTACGGCCCAGTCGGGTCCTGCGGTGGTCGCAGCCGGTCGTGCTGCTGGCGCTGCTCGGGGTCGGGGCGGGGGACTCGCTGTGGCAAGTGGCCCTGGCGCTGGGGGCGTTCGGGCTCGCGGTGGGTGCGCTTGACGCGTCTATGAACATGCTCGGGGTGAGCCTGCAGAGGGCGTACGGGCGCAGCATCATGCTCGGGTTTCACGCGGCGTACAGCCTGGGCGGGATCGTGGGGGCGTCGCTCGCGTGGGTGGGGGCGCACTGGGACCTGTCGCTGTTCGTGTCGTATCTGCCGGTGGTGGTGTTGCTGATGCCGGCGGCGTTCGTGGGGAGCCGCTGGTACGTCGACGGGGAGAGCGGCGCCGGTGAGGGTGCGCAGGGCGCCACGGGTGGCCCGGTGGTGTTCAAGCTGCTGTTGCCGCTGTGTCTGGTGATGACGGTCGCGTACATCGGGGACTCGACGGTCTCCAACTGGAGTGCGAAGTACCTCCAGGACGTGCTGGGGAGTTCGGAGCAGCTGTCGACGGTTCCGTACAACGTCTACATGGTGATGACGCTGGTGGGGCGGGCGCTCGGGGATCTTGGGGTGCGGCGGTTCGGAGCGGTCGTGGTGGTGCGGTTCGGGGCCGTGGTGGCGGCGCTCGGGTTCGCGGTCGTGGCGGTGGCGCCGGGGCCCTGGGTGGGGATGCTCGGGTTCACGCTGCTGGGGCTCGGGTTGTGTGTGATCGTGCCGCAGACGTTCGCCGCTGCGGGCAGGCACGCTTTTGAGAATTACGGCCCGAACGCTTCGGATTCGGCGATCGCGCGGCTGAATGTCTTCAACTACGTAGGATTTCTGATCGGTTCGCCCCTTGTGGGCGCTCTGGGCGATGCGTGGAACTACCGGGGGGCGATGCTCGTTCCCATGGTGTTGGTGCTCGTGACACTCGTGTACGCCCGTTCTTTCGCCCCTGGAGCGGACCGATACGGTGACGGGCATGAGCGGCCGCGCACAGCTGATGTGGGACGAGGCAGTAACGGGCTATGA
- a CDS encoding phosphatase, translating into MLSTGALRAHLLAARLAGPVATSREVSLRSYRLFAARDPRILLGLDPEWSWGQRDLLALMADKCGVSGDPGDTSGCDVIDPERTLAALDAFAKRLGEAARGRVPVLFGTGHPHRLLGFYAALADAVSAAGCPVLTPAQGESVDITTRFGLRTYDLDYVRGVALVREPGAREPGSETGAHTHSPLPVRTVLAAAAQAGGLLPELVVGDHGWVCGAGQLGFDAIGLADTDDPALFVGEAEGQVSVVVPLDDAVRSDYYRPLTRYVLNRACLSQ; encoded by the coding sequence GTGTTGAGCACCGGAGCGCTGCGTGCGCATCTGCTGGCTGCCCGTCTGGCCGGGCCCGTGGCGACCTCCCGTGAGGTGAGTCTGCGCAGCTATCGGCTCTTCGCGGCCAGGGATCCCCGGATACTTCTGGGCCTCGACCCCGAGTGGAGCTGGGGTCAGCGGGATCTGCTCGCCTTGATGGCCGACAAGTGCGGGGTATCGGGCGATCCGGGGGACACCTCGGGGTGCGACGTGATCGACCCGGAGCGGACGCTGGCGGCGCTCGACGCGTTCGCGAAGCGGCTCGGCGAGGCTGCGCGGGGTCGCGTCCCGGTGCTTTTCGGGACGGGTCACCCGCATCGACTCCTCGGTTTCTACGCCGCGTTGGCGGACGCCGTGTCGGCGGCGGGATGTCCCGTCCTCACCCCCGCGCAGGGTGAGAGTGTCGACATAACGACCCGGTTCGGCCTACGTACGTACGACCTCGACTACGTCCGTGGAGTCGCGCTGGTGCGGGAACCCGGCGCGCGTGAGCCGGGGAGTGAGACCGGCGCACACACCCACTCACCCCTCCCGGTTCGCACGGTGCTGGCGGCCGCCGCGCAGGCCGGCGGGCTGCTGCCGGAACTGGTCGTGGGCGACCATGGATGGGTCTGCGGTGCAGGTCAGTTGGGGTTCGACGCGATCGGGCTCGCGGATACGGATGACCCCGCGTTGTTCGTGGGTGAGGCCGAGGGGCAGGTGTCCGTAGTCGTTCCGCTTGATGACGCTGTGCGGTCTGATTACTACCGACCGCTTACTCGCTATGTACTCAATCGAGCGTGTCTGTCACAGTAG